A single genomic interval of Prunus dulcis chromosome 5, ALMONDv2, whole genome shotgun sequence harbors:
- the LOC117628594 gene encoding olee1-like protein has protein sequence MSTKSSTTVLAFAFCFLSLLRSAYSNTTDDKIYLTGLVYCDNCQLKSMTEISKMIPGARVRLECREGGNIKSRREGETNPLGMYVFVLEKSKEPLDDCQVTVLHSPDPECKISHEVDPNNKSKTAPVATRKLNLLEGDSVVFIGPSHRVSYPLGLVVEKARPECEQFAKARKHFQN, from the exons ATGTCGACAAAGTCTAGCACTACGGTCCTTGCCTttgccttttgtttcttgtccCTCCTCAGATCGGCTTACTCCAACACCACCGACGACAAAATCTACCTCACCGGCCTGGTCTACTGTGACAACTGCCAATTGAAGTCTATGACCGAGATCAGTAAGATGATTCCAG GTGCAAGGGTGCGATTGGAGTGTAGGGAGGGCGGGAACATAAAATCCAGACGAGAGGGCGAAACCAACCCGCTTGGAATGTACGTGTTTGTGTTGGAAAAATCTAAGGAGCCTTTGGATGATTGTCAAGTGACAGTGCTACACAGCCCTGACCCTGAATGCAAGATTTCCCACGAGGTCGACCCTAACAACAAATCGAAAACTGCGCCGGTGGCCACCCGGAAGCTCAACCTTTTGGAAGGAGACAGCGTCGTTTTCATCGGACCAAGCCACCGCGTTTCCTACCCTCTTGGTTTGGTCGTTGAGAAAGCTCGTCCTGAGTGCGAGCAGTTCGCCAAAGCACGCAAGCATTTTCAGAACTAA